The following proteins come from a genomic window of Amyelois transitella isolate CPQ chromosome 24, ilAmyTran1.1, whole genome shotgun sequence:
- the LOC106143464 gene encoding pancreatic lipase-related protein 2 has product MNHTRGNIERVFRFWNETHQHPTMDFASTLAFLALVFSASGLDIPRSIPKTNSSELLSKINQGIQHDLSEVKQPVVKTIAKAVFAPCEEVKKLLGVQYDQLDGKKEPDVNSLTLKYRSRDVNVSYNINSAARIIAEETRTHTPDEILYIFIHGFTDNPGQSSFGNISEALHEKGITNVLALDAGFLLEHWYLRSTSYVRFVGEKLGAVLTALVKKGISPKSIHIIGHSLGSHMASFAGKTFQGATGERVGRITGLDPAGPCFTQAEPELRLQASDADFVDVIHTNAGVLGIDEPVGHVDYYPNGGSEQPNCKLSSSCSHSRAWLMYSESVLNEQAFPAVGCGGWKEFTEGKCGGDVSYMGFASDPKVRGKYYLQTSGDSPYGLGEKGLKYEDPSFTRNIAKALF; this is encoded by the exons ATGAATCACACTAGAGGAAATATTGAGAGAGTGTTCAGGTTTTGGAATGAAACTCATCAG CACCCGACCATGGATTTCGCCAGTACCCTCGCGTTCCTCGCCCTGGTCTTCTCCGCCAGCGGCCTGGATATTCCTCGGAGTATCCCGAAGACGAACAGTAGCGAGCTGCTGAGTAAGATAAATCAAGGAATACAACATGACTTGTCCGAAGTCAAGCAGCCCGTGGTGAAGACCATTGCTAAGGCGGTGTTCGCCCCGT GCGAAGAAGTGAAGAAACTCCTGGGAGTTCAATACGACCAACTCGACGGCAAGAAGGAACCTGATGTCAACTCCCTGACCCTCAAATACAGATCACG CGATGTGAACGTAAGTTACAACATCAACTCAGCGGCCAGGATCATAGCGGAGGAGACACGTACCCACACGCCTGATGAGATCCTGTATATCTTCATACATGGGTTCACGGACAACCCAGGCCAGTCAAGTTTCGGGAATATCAGCGAGGCTTTGCATGAAAAag GTATCACCAACGTGCTAGCCCTGGACGCAGGCTTCCTCCTGGAACACTGGTACCTTCGGTCCACCAGCTATGTGCGCTTCGTGGGGGAGAAGTTGGGCGCTGTTCTCACCGCTCTGGTTAAGA AGGGAATCAGTCCAAAATCCATCCACATAATAGGACACAGCCTGGGCTCCCACATGGCCAGCTTCGCCGGGAAGACGTTCCAGGGGGCGACGGGGGAGCGCGTGGGGCGCATCACCGGCTTGGACCCGGCGGGACCCTGCTTCACACAAGCTGAACCTGAGCTGAGACTTCAG GCATCGGACGCAGACTTCGTGGATGTAATTCACACGAACGCAGGAGTTTTGGGAATCGACGAACCCGTTG GTCACGTGGACTACTATCCCAACGGCGGCTCGGAGCAGCCGAACTGCAAGCTGTCTTCCAGCTGCAGCCACAGCCGGGCCTGGCTCATGTACTCGGAGTCGGTCCTCAACGAGCAGGCGTTCCCAGCTGTCGGCTGCGGAGGCTGGAAGGAGTTCACTGAGGGGAAGTGCGGGGGGGATGTTAG CTATATGGGCTTCGCATCAGACCCTAAGGTCCGAGGCAAATATTATCTGCAGACAAGCGGTGACTCTCCATACGGCCTCGGAGAAAAAGGCTTGAAATATGAAGATCCAAGTTTCACTAGAAATATAGCCAAAGCGCTATTTTAA